A genomic region of Vitis vinifera cultivar Pinot Noir 40024 chromosome 7, ASM3070453v1 contains the following coding sequences:
- the LOC100258773 gene encoding probable trehalose-phosphate phosphatase J isoform X1, which yields MTRQNVVVADSKSGINVAITMTVSNSSLFTKAVQKTRETQGGCINIPPKKVGGGARINAWVDSMRASSPTRVKSAASLSDQNSWMLRHPSALNMFEQIIEASKGKQIVMFLDYDGTLSPIVDDPDRAFMSDAMRAAVRQLARYFPTAIVSGRCRDKVYNFVRLAELYYAGSHGMDIKGPAKGSKYKKETKAVLFQPASEFLPMIDEVYKALLEKTKSIPGASVEHNKFCLSVHYRCVDEKKWSILAQQVRSVLQQYPKLRLTQGRKVLEIRPTIKWDKGKALEFLLESLGFGNCTDVFPVYIGDDRTDEDAFKILRDRGQGFGILVSKIPKDTSASYSLQEPLEARTLSYYIHALILFLYLLSHLLVLIIIFFFLINL from the exons ATGACGAGGCAGAATGTAGTTGTAGCCGATAGCAAATCCGGTATCAACGTGGCGATAACGATGACGGTATCGAACTCATCCCTGTTCACGAAGGCGGTACAGAAGACTCGGGAGACACAGGGGGGATGCATAAACATTCCACCGAAGAAAGTCGGAGGTGGAGCGAGAATCAACGCGTGGGTTGATTCAATGAGAGCTTCCTCCCCCACCCGTGTCAAATCCGCAGCTTCTCTATCCGACCAGAACTCTTGGATG CTTCGCCACCCATCAGCTTTGAACATGTTCGAGCAAATAATAGAAGCTTCAAAGGGCAAGCAAATAGTGATGTTTTTGGACTACGACGGCACGCTTTCGCCCATAGTTGATGACCCGGATCGCGCTTTCATGTCCGACGCG ATGAGAGCAGCAGTGAGACAGCTTGCTAGATATTTCCCCACTGCTATAGTGAGTGGAAGATGCAGGGACAAG GTGTACAACTTTGTACGATTAGCAGAGCTTTACTATGCAGGCAGTCACGGCATGGACATTAAAGGACCAGCAAAAGGTTCCAAATACAAAAAA GAGACAAAGGCTGTCCTCTTCCAACCAGCCAGTGAATTCCTTCCCATGATCGACGAG GTTTACAAAGCATTGTTGGAGAAAACCAAGTCCATCCCAGGAGCAAGTGTGGAGCACAACAAGTTCTGTCTCTCTGTGCATTACCGCTGTGTTGATGAGAAG AAGTGGAGTATTCTGGCACAGCAGGTTAGATCAGTGTTACAGCAGTACCCTAAGCTTCGACTGACTCAAGGAAGGAAG GTGTTGGAGATCCGTCCTACCATTAAATGGGACAAAGGGAAGGCTCTTGAATTTTTGTTAGAGTCGCTCG GATTTGGCAACTGTACCGATGTTTTTCCTGTTTACATTGGAGATGATCGAACTGATGAAGATGCATTCAAG ATCTTAAGAGATAGGGGACAAGGTTTTGGCATTCTAGTCTCTAAAATTCCCAAGGATACCTCTGCATCTTATTCCCTACAGGAACCCCTTGAGGCAAGAACCCTATCTTATTACATACATGCACTTATCTTATTCCTTTACTTACTTTCACACCTGCTTgtattaattatcattttttttttcttgataaatcTGTAG
- the LOC104878321 gene encoding NDR1/HIN1-like protein 6, translating into MAPTLDDPTPPLHPSPGFRSDTSTLPLPNDEAHRLPPPYNASASETPHQPSNKRGFINRPRVIVTLLILFSLVLIVGTSLGVIYLLLSPKYPKLAISNVFVTHPLAKHPRFLISLKAKNPNNRVGVGYEKGGRAALSFKKKSVATGPFPTFAQGDKSSSAVQMVLRASNKTMPHEIRNSILNTTSKLPLSLGLTMNVPVRMKIWTTKIWIEELVFDCKFRVNTLANSSRILYQRCPIKAPPK; encoded by the coding sequence ATGGCACCTACTCTCGATGACCCTACTCCCCCTCTCCACCCATCACCAGGCTTCCGCTCCGACACCAGCACCCTCCCCCTCCCAAACGATGAAGCCCACCGTCTGCCTCCTCCCTATAACGCTTCCGCTTCTGAAACTCCCCACCAGCCCTCCAACAAGAGAGGGTTCATTAATCGTCCCCGTGTTATTGTCACCCTACTCATTCTTTTTTCACTTGTCCTTATAGTCGGCACATCCCTTGGAGTCATCTACCTCCTTCTCAGCCCCAAATATCCTAAACTCGCAATCTCCAATGTCTTCGTCACACACCCACTAGCCAAACATCCCCGGTTTTTGATCTCCTTGAAAGCCAAGAATCCCAACAACAGAGTGGGTGTTGGTTATGAGAAGGGCGGAAGAGCCGCCCTCTCTTTCAAGAAAAAAAGCGTTGCTACTGGGCCATTTCCAACATTCGCCCAAGGAGACAAGAGTTCAAGTGCGGTGCAAATGGTCCTTAGAGCCTCAAACAAGACGATGCCTCATGAAATCCGAAACAGCATCCTAAACACCACGTCCAAGCTGCCTCTATCTTTAGGCCTCACAATGAATGTTCCGGTGAGGATGAAGATCTGGACGACGAAGATATGGATTGAGGAGCTGGTGTTCGATTGTAAGTTTAGGGTGAACACATTGGCCAACAGCTCTCGCATACTATATCAAAGATGCCCTATCAAGGCGCCGCCCAAATGA
- the LOC100854560 gene encoding PLAT domain-containing protein 3, translated as MGLNNLFVHLLILFSLAVAGLCDDDCIFTVYVRTGSAIKGGTDSIVSLRLYDANGWYVEIPNLEAWGGIMEPGHNYYERGNLDIFSGRAPCLTAPACALNLTSDGSGDNHGWYCNYVEVTTTGPHVPCAQQLFTVEQWLATDISPFELTAIRNSCSYGVDRLSHAVMKSSASSSM; from the exons ATGGGACTCAACAATCTCTTCGTCCACCTCTTGATCCTCTTCTCCCTCGCCGTCGCCGGTCTCTGTGAT GATGATTGCATCTTCACGGTGTACGTGAGAACCGGATCTGCGATAAAGGGAGGCACGGACTCCATCGTCAGCTTACGCCTCTACGACGCCAACGGCTGGTATGTCGAGATCCCTAACCTGGAGGCCTGGGGAGGGATAATGGAGCCTGGGCACAACTACTACGAGAGGGGCAATCTGGACATTTTCAGCGGGAGAGCGCCGTGCTTGACCGCGCCGGCGTGCGCCTTGAACCTCACTTCCGACGGATCGGGCGACAACCATGGCTGGTACTGTAATTACGTGGAGGTGACCACAACGGGGCCCCACGTACCCTGTGCTCAGCAGCTGTTTACAGTGGAGCAGTGGCTGGCCACCGATATCTCTCCTTTTGAACTCACCGCCATAAGGAATTCCTGTTCCTACGGCGTTGACCGTCTGTCTCATGCCGTGATGAAGTCTTCTGCTTCGTCTAGTATGTAA
- the LOC100258773 gene encoding probable trehalose-phosphate phosphatase J isoform X2: MTRQNVVVADSKSGINVAITMTVSNSSLFTKAVQKTRETQGGCINIPPKKVGGGARINAWVDSMRASSPTRVKSAASLSDQNSWMLRHPSALNMFEQIIEASKGKQIVMFLDYDGTLSPIVDDPDRAFMSDAMRAAVRQLARYFPTAIVSGRCRDKVYNFVRLAELYYAGSHGMDIKGPAKGSKYKKETKAVLFQPASEFLPMIDEVYKALLEKTKSIPGASVEHNKFCLSVHYRCVDEKKWSILAQQVRSVLQQYPKLRLTQGRKVLEIRPTIKWDKGKALEFLLESLGFGNCTDVFPVYIGDDRTDEDAFKILRDRGQGFGILVSKIPKDTSASYSLQEPLEVMYFLQRLVEWKRLSMRQYRV; this comes from the exons ATGACGAGGCAGAATGTAGTTGTAGCCGATAGCAAATCCGGTATCAACGTGGCGATAACGATGACGGTATCGAACTCATCCCTGTTCACGAAGGCGGTACAGAAGACTCGGGAGACACAGGGGGGATGCATAAACATTCCACCGAAGAAAGTCGGAGGTGGAGCGAGAATCAACGCGTGGGTTGATTCAATGAGAGCTTCCTCCCCCACCCGTGTCAAATCCGCAGCTTCTCTATCCGACCAGAACTCTTGGATG CTTCGCCACCCATCAGCTTTGAACATGTTCGAGCAAATAATAGAAGCTTCAAAGGGCAAGCAAATAGTGATGTTTTTGGACTACGACGGCACGCTTTCGCCCATAGTTGATGACCCGGATCGCGCTTTCATGTCCGACGCG ATGAGAGCAGCAGTGAGACAGCTTGCTAGATATTTCCCCACTGCTATAGTGAGTGGAAGATGCAGGGACAAG GTGTACAACTTTGTACGATTAGCAGAGCTTTACTATGCAGGCAGTCACGGCATGGACATTAAAGGACCAGCAAAAGGTTCCAAATACAAAAAA GAGACAAAGGCTGTCCTCTTCCAACCAGCCAGTGAATTCCTTCCCATGATCGACGAG GTTTACAAAGCATTGTTGGAGAAAACCAAGTCCATCCCAGGAGCAAGTGTGGAGCACAACAAGTTCTGTCTCTCTGTGCATTACCGCTGTGTTGATGAGAAG AAGTGGAGTATTCTGGCACAGCAGGTTAGATCAGTGTTACAGCAGTACCCTAAGCTTCGACTGACTCAAGGAAGGAAG GTGTTGGAGATCCGTCCTACCATTAAATGGGACAAAGGGAAGGCTCTTGAATTTTTGTTAGAGTCGCTCG GATTTGGCAACTGTACCGATGTTTTTCCTGTTTACATTGGAGATGATCGAACTGATGAAGATGCATTCAAG ATCTTAAGAGATAGGGGACAAGGTTTTGGCATTCTAGTCTCTAAAATTCCCAAGGATACCTCTGCATCTTATTCCCTACAGGAACCCCTTGAG GTTATGTACTTTTTACAACGCTTGGTAGAGTGGAAGCGACTGTCAATGAGGCAATACAGGGTGTAA